A region of Geobacillus sp. 46C-IIa DNA encodes the following proteins:
- the trmD gene encoding tRNA (guanosine(37)-N1)-methyltransferase TrmD — MRIDILTLFPGMFSAVLNESILKKAQEKGAVTIRLVDFREFADNKHKTVDDYPYGGGAGMVLKPQPIFDAVEHVTAESPDARIVLLCPQGERYTQKKAEEFAKEEHLVLICGHYEGYDERIRQHLATDEISIGDYILTGGELGAMVIVDSVVRLLPGVLGNEASPVDDSFSSGLLEYPQYTRPADFRGMKVPDVLLSGNHQLIAEWREKESLRRTFLRRPDLLADYPLTDKQKQWLKEWERERE; from the coding sequence ATGCGGATCGATATTTTAACGCTGTTTCCCGGCATGTTTTCCGCCGTGCTGAATGAGTCGATTTTAAAGAAGGCGCAAGAAAAGGGAGCGGTGACTATCCGCCTCGTTGACTTTCGCGAGTTTGCCGACAACAAGCATAAAACGGTCGACGATTATCCGTACGGCGGCGGCGCCGGCATGGTGTTGAAGCCGCAGCCGATTTTTGATGCGGTGGAGCACGTGACGGCGGAGTCGCCAGATGCGCGCATCGTTTTGCTTTGCCCGCAAGGTGAGCGCTACACGCAAAAAAAGGCGGAAGAGTTCGCCAAAGAAGAACATTTGGTGCTCATTTGCGGTCATTATGAAGGCTATGATGAGCGCATTCGCCAACATTTAGCGACCGATGAAATTTCGATCGGCGATTATATTTTGACCGGTGGGGAGCTCGGCGCGATGGTGATTGTTGACAGCGTTGTCCGCCTCCTTCCCGGGGTGCTTGGCAACGAGGCGTCGCCAGTTGATGACTCGTTCAGCTCCGGGCTGCTCGAGTATCCGCAATACACAAGGCCGGCCGATTTCCGCGGCATGAAAGTGCCCGATGTGTTGCTGTCAGGAAACCATCAGCTCATCGCCGAGTGGCGCGAGAAGGAATCGCTTCGCCGGACGTTTTTGCGCCGCCCGGATTTGCTTGCCGATTACCCGCTTACCGACAAGCAAAAGCAATGGCTGAAAGAATGGGAGCGAGAGCGCGAATAG
- the rpsP gene encoding 30S ribosomal protein S16, with translation MAVKIRLKRMGAKKNPFYRIVVADSRSPRDGRFIETIGTYNPVAEPAEIKINEELALKWLQNGAKPSDTVRSLLSKQGILEKFHNLKYGK, from the coding sequence ATGGCAGTAAAAATTCGTTTAAAACGCATGGGTGCAAAGAAAAACCCGTTCTACCGCATCGTTGTGGCAGACTCGCGCTCGCCGCGCGACGGCCGTTTTATTGAAACGATCGGCACGTACAACCCGGTCGCCGAGCCGGCGGAAATTAAAATCAACGAAGAGCTGGCGCTCAAATGGCTGCAAAACGGCGCCAAACCGTCGGATACGGTGCGCAGCTTGCTGTCGAAACAAGGCATTTTAGAGAAGTTCCATAACTTAAAATACGGCAAATAA
- a CDS encoding putative DNA-binding protein, producing the protein MLEKTMRMNYLYDFYQALLTPKQRNYMALYYLDDYSLGEIAEQYEVSRQAVYDNIRRTEAMLEQYEEKLGLLQKYERRQRLIGRLKDYVRQHYSTDAELAALVNELDELD; encoded by the coding sequence GTGCTCGAAAAAACGATGCGCATGAACTATTTGTACGATTTCTATCAAGCGCTGCTGACACCGAAACAGCGCAATTACATGGCGCTTTACTACTTGGACGACTACTCCCTCGGGGAAATTGCCGAACAATATGAGGTGAGCCGCCAGGCGGTGTACGATAATATCCGGCGCACGGAAGCGATGCTGGAGCAATATGAGGAAAAACTCGGACTGCTGCAAAAATATGAACGGCGACAGCGGCTCATTGGGCGACTAAAAGACTACGTTCGCCAACATTATAGCACCGATGCTGAATTGGCGGCGCTAGTCAACGAGCTTGATGAGCTCGATTAA
- the smc gene encoding chromosome segregation protein SMC has translation MFLKRLDVIGFKSFADRVSIDFVPGVTAVVGPNGSGKSNITDAIRWVLGEQSAKSLRGAKMEDVIFAGSDSRKPLNVAEVTITLDNEDGFLPLEYQEVSVTRRVYRSGESEFFINRQPCRLKDIVDLFLDSGLGKEAFSIIGQGRVEEILSSKPEERRTIFEEAAGVLKYKLRKKKAETKLAETQDNLHRINDILHELEQQLEPLRMQASAAKEYLEKREELERFEVALMVHDIEQLYEQWNELKAAFDQHQQDEGALAAVLQKMEADIEQLRDQITAIDESVDGLQQVLLLASEELEKLEGRKEVLKERKKHAAKRIAQLDEATAALAAKRRRLTEQLHSEQAALAELETAAAALEKALKEKQASLSAYEMDIDEEIEQRKSDYIDLVHEQAVLKNERMHVEQAISRLRAKQASLAEANGHHLAEREQLERKRMALSAEQSRLERAMAEARDKQAALAAALKAQKTELEQKETLLHQARQYRQQAKARQQWLEEMQHDYAGFFQGVKEVLKARGRLPGIHGAVVELIRVPDRYETAIETALGGAMQHIVVDSESAARQAIHYLKANGYGRATFLPLEVIQARSLSERERAAVSGHPAFVGVASELVECERAYAAAIAHLLGHVIVTVDLKGANELAKLLHYRYRLVTLDGDVVSPGGAMTGGGAAKKAASLLSRNRELETLAVKLQEMDEKIAQLERDIAAKQRERAEREAEAAALEQELSGLQQAMQAQKDEQRELEWQKKRIDERLALYDEEKANDEREIAELNNRLHAIDGQLQQLAEKLQAIDRDIGRLQAQKQTEQTTKEALQAAITEEKIALAETRERVKHARRKAEELEAELAETDGELRAAEQERAALAAEMNAPAWNEDELEAQRQQKLEDKQKTIELIASRREQRLDCQGRLEHLEREWKEAKRQHKQLAEAVKDEEVKLNRLDVELDNLLARLREEYGLSFDAARSAYPLHIEAEEARKRVKLIKRAIDELGTVNLGAIDEYERVSERHRFLSEQKTDLEEAKATLHQVIDEMDGEMKKRFFSTFEQIRAQFGEVFRELFGGGRADLRLTDPSDLLETGVDIVAQPPGKKLQHLSLLSGGERALTAIALLFSILKVRPVPFCVLDEVEAALDEANVQRYAQYLKQFSRQTQFIVITHRKGTMEEADVLYGVTMQESGVSKLVSVRLEDSKQLVQS, from the coding sequence ATGTTCCTCAAACGGTTGGATGTGATCGGCTTCAAATCGTTCGCCGATCGCGTATCGATTGACTTCGTTCCCGGCGTGACGGCGGTCGTCGGCCCGAACGGAAGCGGCAAAAGCAACATTACGGATGCGATCCGTTGGGTGCTCGGAGAACAGTCCGCGAAGTCGCTGCGCGGCGCGAAAATGGAAGACGTCATTTTCGCCGGCAGCGATTCGCGCAAGCCGCTCAACGTGGCCGAAGTGACGATCACGCTTGATAACGAGGACGGCTTTTTGCCGTTAGAGTACCAGGAAGTCAGCGTAACCCGGCGCGTCTATCGCTCCGGGGAAAGCGAATTTTTCATCAACCGTCAGCCGTGCCGCCTTAAAGATATTGTCGACTTGTTTCTCGACTCCGGGCTCGGCAAGGAGGCGTTTTCGATCATCGGCCAAGGCCGGGTCGAAGAAATTTTAAGCAGCAAGCCGGAAGAGCGGCGCACGATTTTTGAAGAAGCAGCCGGCGTCTTGAAATATAAGCTGCGAAAAAAAAAGGCGGAGACGAAACTGGCGGAAACGCAAGATAACTTGCACCGCATCAACGACATTTTGCACGAGCTTGAGCAGCAGCTTGAACCGCTCCGGATGCAGGCGTCGGCCGCCAAAGAATATTTGGAGAAACGGGAGGAGCTCGAGCGGTTTGAAGTGGCGCTCATGGTGCACGACATCGAGCAGCTGTATGAGCAATGGAACGAGCTGAAGGCAGCGTTTGATCAGCACCAGCAAGACGAAGGGGCGCTGGCGGCGGTGTTGCAAAAAATGGAAGCGGACATTGAGCAGTTGCGCGACCAAATCACCGCTATTGACGAATCCGTCGACGGCTTGCAGCAAGTGCTCCTCTTAGCGAGCGAGGAGCTTGAAAAGCTGGAAGGGCGGAAAGAAGTGCTGAAAGAGCGGAAAAAACATGCCGCCAAACGAATCGCGCAGCTCGATGAAGCGACCGCTGCCCTAGCGGCGAAACGGCGCCGCCTCACGGAACAGCTCCATTCGGAGCAGGCAGCGCTCGCCGAGCTCGAGACAGCCGCCGCGGCGCTTGAGAAAGCGTTGAAAGAGAAGCAGGCGTCGCTTTCGGCGTATGAGATGGATATTGACGAAGAAATTGAACAGCGAAAGAGCGACTACATTGACCTTGTCCACGAACAGGCGGTGTTGAAAAACGAGCGTATGCATGTAGAGCAAGCGATCAGCAGGCTGCGCGCCAAGCAGGCGTCGCTGGCGGAAGCGAACGGCCATCATCTCGCCGAACGCGAACAGCTCGAGCGAAAGCGGATGGCTTTATCCGCCGAGCAATCCCGCCTCGAACGGGCCATGGCCGAAGCGCGCGACAAACAAGCCGCCCTCGCTGCCGCGCTTAAGGCGCAAAAAACGGAGCTTGAACAGAAAGAAACGCTGCTCCATCAAGCGCGCCAATATCGGCAACAGGCAAAGGCGCGCCAGCAATGGCTTGAAGAGATGCAGCACGATTACGCCGGCTTTTTTCAAGGGGTGAAAGAAGTATTAAAAGCGCGCGGCCGGCTGCCTGGCATTCACGGTGCGGTCGTTGAGCTCATCCGCGTCCCAGACCGCTACGAAACCGCGATCGAAACGGCGCTCGGCGGGGCGATGCAGCACATTGTCGTCGACAGCGAATCGGCGGCGCGGCAAGCCATTCATTATTTGAAGGCGAACGGCTACGGACGGGCGACGTTTTTGCCGCTTGAGGTCATCCAGGCGCGCTCCCTTTCCGAACGAGAGCGGGCGGCGGTTAGCGGCCACCCGGCGTTTGTCGGCGTTGCGAGCGAGCTCGTCGAGTGTGAGCGCGCGTATGCGGCGGCGATCGCCCATTTGCTCGGCCACGTCATCGTGACGGTTGACTTAAAAGGGGCAAACGAGCTGGCAAAGCTTCTCCATTATCGCTACCGGCTCGTGACGCTCGACGGCGATGTCGTCAGCCCGGGCGGGGCCATGACGGGCGGCGGGGCGGCGAAAAAGGCGGCCTCCCTATTAAGCCGAAACCGCGAGCTCGAAACGCTTGCGGTGAAACTACAGGAAATGGATGAAAAAATCGCGCAGCTTGAGCGCGACATCGCGGCGAAACAGCGCGAACGGGCGGAACGGGAAGCAGAGGCGGCCGCGCTCGAGCAAGAGCTCTCGGGGTTGCAGCAGGCGATGCAGGCACAAAAAGATGAGCAGCGCGAACTCGAATGGCAAAAAAAGCGAATCGATGAGCGGCTCGCCTTATATGACGAAGAAAAAGCAAACGATGAGCGTGAAATCGCGGAGCTGAACAACCGCCTGCACGCCATTGACGGGCAGCTTCAGCAGCTGGCCGAGAAGCTGCAGGCGATCGATAGGGACATCGGCCGGCTGCAGGCGCAAAAACAGACGGAACAAACGACAAAAGAGGCGCTTCAGGCGGCGATCACCGAGGAAAAAATCGCCTTGGCGGAAACGAGGGAGCGGGTGAAGCACGCGCGCCGGAAAGCGGAGGAGTTGGAAGCCGAACTGGCGGAAACCGACGGCGAGCTTCGGGCAGCCGAACAGGAGCGGGCCGCTTTGGCCGCGGAAATGAACGCACCGGCGTGGAACGAGGACGAACTCGAAGCGCAGCGTCAGCAAAAACTGGAAGACAAGCAAAAAACGATTGAACTGATCGCCAGCCGCCGCGAGCAGCGGCTTGACTGCCAAGGGCGGCTCGAGCATTTGGAGCGGGAATGGAAAGAAGCGAAGCGGCAGCATAAACAGCTCGCCGAGGCGGTGAAAGATGAGGAAGTGAAGCTGAACCGGCTGGATGTGGAACTCGACAACTTGCTTGCCCGCCTCCGTGAAGAGTACGGGCTGTCGTTTGATGCGGCCCGTTCCGCGTACCCGCTTCATATCGAGGCCGAGGAGGCGCGCAAGCGGGTGAAGCTCATCAAGCGCGCCATTGATGAGCTTGGCACTGTCAATTTAGGGGCGATCGACGAATATGAGCGCGTTTCCGAGCGGCACCGCTTTTTAAGCGAGCAAAAAACCGACCTCGAAGAAGCGAAAGCGACGCTTCACCAAGTGATTGACGAAATGGATGGGGAAATGAAAAAACGGTTTTTCTCGACGTTTGAACAAATCCGCGCTCAGTTTGGCGAGGTGTTCCGCGAGCTGTTTGGCGGCGGCCGCGCCGATTTGCGGCTGACCGATCCGAGCGACCTGCTAGAAACCGGAGTCGACATCGTCGCCCAGCCGCCCGGGAAAAAGCTGCAGCATTTAAGCTTGCTCTCTGGCGGCGAGCGGGCGCTGACGGCAATCGCCCTTTTGTTTTCTATTTTAAAAGTGCGCCCGGTGCCGTTTTGCGTTCTTGACGAAGTCGAGGCAGCGCTCGACGAGGCGAACGTACAGCGGTACGCGCAATATTTAAAACAGTTTAGCAGGCAAACGCAGTTTATCGTCATCACCCATCGAAAAGGGACGATGGAAGAGGCCGACGTGCTTTATGGCGTCACAATGCAGGAATCGGGCGTCTCGAAGCTCGTTTCCGTTCGCCTTGAAGATTCGAAGCAGCTTGTGCAGTCATAG
- the ftsY gene encoding signal recognition particle-docking protein FtsY — protein MGFFQKLKEKWTKQADAVTEKFKEGLSKTRDSLAGKVNDLIARYRKVDEEFFEELEEILIAADVGVATVMELVDELKMEVKRRNIQDSAQMRDVIAEKLIDIYRAGAGDEELAALTMQEGGLTVILFVGVNGVGKTTTIGKLAHKLKSEGKSVLLAAGDTFRAGAIEQLEVWGERVGVDVIKQAAGSDPAAVMYDAIQAAKARGVDVLLCDTAGRLQNKVNLMKELEKVKRVISREIPGAPHEVLLVLDATTGQNAMSQAKLFKEATDVTGIVLTKLDGTAKGGIVLAIRNELAIPVKFVGLGEKMDDLQPFDPEKYVYGLFAGLFDEQ, from the coding sequence ATGGGCTTTTTTCAAAAGTTGAAAGAAAAATGGACGAAACAAGCCGATGCCGTCACCGAAAAGTTTAAAGAAGGGCTGTCAAAAACGCGCGATTCGCTTGCCGGAAAGGTGAACGATCTGATCGCCCGCTACCGGAAAGTGGATGAAGAGTTTTTTGAAGAGCTCGAGGAAATTTTAATCGCCGCCGATGTCGGCGTCGCGACCGTCATGGAGTTGGTTGACGAGCTGAAAATGGAAGTGAAGCGCCGCAACATTCAAGACTCGGCGCAAATGCGCGACGTCATCGCCGAGAAGCTCATCGACATTTATCGCGCCGGCGCCGGCGATGAGGAACTGGCCGCCTTAACTATGCAAGAAGGCGGGCTGACCGTCATTTTGTTCGTCGGCGTCAACGGCGTCGGCAAAACGACGACGATCGGAAAACTTGCCCATAAGCTGAAATCGGAAGGAAAATCGGTGCTGTTGGCCGCCGGTGACACGTTCCGCGCTGGGGCGATCGAGCAGCTCGAGGTGTGGGGCGAGCGCGTCGGTGTCGACGTCATTAAGCAAGCGGCCGGCTCTGACCCGGCAGCGGTCATGTACGACGCGATCCAAGCGGCAAAGGCGCGCGGCGTCGATGTATTGTTATGCGATACAGCCGGGCGGCTGCAAAACAAAGTGAATTTAATGAAGGAGCTTGAAAAAGTGAAGCGCGTCATCAGCCGCGAAATTCCGGGCGCGCCGCATGAAGTGCTGCTTGTGCTCGATGCGACGACCGGACAAAACGCCATGAGCCAGGCGAAGCTGTTTAAGGAAGCGACCGATGTCACCGGCATTGTGTTGACGAAGCTCGACGGCACGGCGAAAGGCGGCATCGTGCTTGCCATTCGCAACGAGCTTGCCATCCCGGTGAAATTTGTCGGCCTCGGCGAAAAAATGGACGACTTGCAGCCGTTTGATCCGGAAAAATACGTTTACGGGCTGTTTGCCGGGTTGTTTGATGAACAATAA
- the rplS gene encoding 50S ribosomal protein L19: protein MHHLIQEITKEQLRTDLPDFRPGDTVRVHVKVVEGNRERIQVFEGVVIKRRGAGISETFTVRKVSYGVGVERTFPVHTPKIAKLEIVRRGKVRRAKLYYLRELRGKAARIKEKTAQ from the coding sequence ATGCATCATTTAATCCAAGAAATTACGAAAGAACAATTGCGGACCGATTTGCCGGATTTCCGCCCGGGTGACACGGTGCGCGTCCACGTAAAAGTCGTGGAAGGCAACCGCGAGCGCATTCAAGTGTTTGAAGGCGTCGTCATTAAACGGCGCGGGGCGGGCATCAGCGAGACGTTCACCGTCCGCAAAGTGTCCTACGGCGTCGGCGTTGAGCGCACGTTCCCGGTGCATACGCCGAAAATCGCCAAGCTCGAAATTGTCCGCCGCGGGAAAGTCCGCCGCGCGAAACTGTACTACTTGCGTGAACTTCGCGGCAAAGCGGCGCGCATTAAAGAAAAAACGGCTCAATAA
- a CDS encoding KH domain-containing protein, with protein MKPLIETIVKALVDHPEAVAVDSREEETAVVYELSVHDEDVGKVIGKQGRTIHAIRTVVYAAAAGSPKRVIVQVKEKG; from the coding sequence ATGAAACCGCTCATTGAAACGATCGTTAAGGCGCTTGTTGATCATCCGGAAGCGGTGGCGGTCGACAGCCGCGAAGAAGAGACGGCGGTCGTCTATGAGCTGTCGGTGCATGATGAGGATGTCGGCAAAGTGATCGGCAAGCAAGGAAGGACGATCCATGCCATTCGTACGGTCGTCTATGCTGCCGCGGCCGGGTCGCCAAAGCGGGTCATCGTGCAAGTGAAAGAAAAAGGGTGA
- the ffh gene encoding signal recognition particle protein has protein sequence MAFEGLSERLQHVMNRIRGKGKVTEADVKEMMREVRLALLEADVNFKVVKDFIKRVSERAVGQEVMKSLTPGQQVIKVVKEELTALMGGEQSKIAVAKKPPTVVMMVGLQGAGKTTTTGKLANLLRKRHNRKPLLVAADVYRPAAIKQLETLGKQLNVPVFSLGEHANPVEIAKQALERAKEEHYDYVLIDTAGRLHVDEALMDELKQMKEAVKPDEIFLVVDAMTGQDAVNVAQSFHEQLGITGVILTKLDGDTRGGAALSIRAVTGAPIKFAGMGEKLDALEPFHPERMASRILGMGDVLTLIEKAQAAVDEEKAKELEQKMRTATFTFDDFLDQLGQVRKLGPLDEILKMLPGANKIKGLDNIQVDEKQIARVEAIIRSMTKEEKMHPEIINGSRKKRIAKGSGTTVQEVNRLLKQFDDMKKMMKMMTNMPKGKKKGFRFPFM, from the coding sequence ATGGCGTTTGAAGGGTTGTCCGAACGCTTGCAACATGTCATGAATCGAATCCGCGGCAAAGGGAAAGTGACCGAGGCCGACGTAAAAGAGATGATGCGCGAAGTGCGTCTTGCCTTGTTAGAGGCCGACGTCAACTTTAAAGTCGTGAAAGACTTTATTAAACGGGTGAGCGAGCGGGCCGTCGGGCAGGAAGTGATGAAAAGCTTAACGCCCGGCCAGCAAGTCATTAAGGTCGTAAAAGAAGAGCTGACAGCGCTCATGGGCGGCGAGCAAAGCAAAATCGCCGTCGCGAAGAAGCCGCCGACGGTCGTCATGATGGTCGGGCTGCAAGGGGCCGGGAAAACGACGACGACCGGGAAGCTCGCCAACTTGCTGCGCAAGCGGCATAACCGCAAGCCGCTGCTTGTAGCCGCTGATGTCTATCGTCCGGCGGCGATCAAGCAGCTCGAGACGCTCGGCAAGCAGCTGAACGTGCCCGTTTTTTCGCTAGGCGAGCACGCTAACCCGGTGGAGATCGCCAAACAGGCGCTCGAGCGAGCGAAAGAGGAGCATTACGACTACGTGCTCATCGATACGGCCGGCCGTCTTCACGTCGACGAGGCGCTCATGGATGAGCTGAAGCAAATGAAAGAAGCGGTCAAGCCAGATGAAATTTTCCTTGTCGTTGACGCCATGACCGGGCAAGATGCCGTCAATGTCGCACAAAGCTTTCATGAGCAGCTCGGCATTACCGGCGTCATTTTAACGAAGCTCGACGGCGATACGCGCGGCGGGGCGGCGCTGTCAATCCGCGCCGTCACCGGGGCGCCGATCAAGTTTGCTGGGATGGGCGAAAAGCTCGACGCTTTAGAGCCGTTCCATCCGGAGCGGATGGCGTCGCGCATTTTAGGAATGGGCGACGTCTTGACGCTCATTGAAAAAGCGCAGGCCGCCGTTGACGAGGAGAAGGCGAAAGAGCTCGAGCAAAAAATGCGCACGGCAACGTTCACGTTCGACGACTTTTTGGACCAGCTCGGCCAAGTGCGCAAGCTCGGCCCGCTCGACGAAATTTTAAAAATGCTGCCGGGAGCCAATAAAATCAAAGGGCTCGATAACATCCAAGTCGACGAAAAGCAAATCGCCCGCGTTGAAGCGATCATCCGCTCGATGACGAAAGAAGAAAAAATGCATCCGGAAATCATTAACGGCAGCCGGAAAAAGCGGATCGCCAAAGGAAGCGGCACGACCGTGCAGGAAGTAAACCGGCTTTTGAAGCAGTTTGACGACATGAAAAAAATGATGAAAATGATGACGAATATGCCCAAAGGGAAGAAAAAAGGATTTCGCTTCCCATTTATGTAA
- the rimM gene encoding ribosome maturation factor RimM (Essential for efficient processing of 16S rRNA) produces MERWFNVGKIVNTHGIRGEVRVISRTDFPEERYKKGNKLYIFRERDAQPVEVTVKSHRVHKSFDLLSFEGYDSINDVEPFKGAMLKVPESQLGQLDEGEYYFHEIIGCTVVTENGETIGTVREILTPGANDVWVVRRQDGTDALIPYIDDVVLRVDTGRKTIIIRPMEGLLE; encoded by the coding sequence ATGGAACGATGGTTTAACGTCGGCAAGATCGTCAATACGCACGGCATTCGCGGCGAGGTGCGCGTCATTTCGCGGACCGATTTTCCCGAAGAGCGGTACAAAAAAGGAAACAAACTGTACATTTTCCGTGAACGCGACGCCCAACCGGTCGAGGTGACCGTAAAAAGCCACCGCGTCCATAAATCGTTCGATTTGCTGTCGTTTGAAGGGTATGACAGCATTAACGACGTCGAGCCGTTTAAAGGGGCGATGCTGAAAGTGCCGGAGAGCCAGCTTGGCCAACTCGATGAAGGCGAGTATTATTTCCATGAGATTATCGGCTGCACGGTCGTGACAGAAAATGGGGAGACAATCGGCACGGTGCGGGAAATTTTAACGCCGGGGGCGAACGACGTTTGGGTCGTTCGGCGCCAAGATGGCACTGACGCGCTCATTCCGTATATTGATGATGTCGTTTTGCGCGTCGACACGGGGCGGAAAACGATCATCATCCGGCCGATGGAAGGGCTGCTTGAATGA
- the ylqF gene encoding ribosome biogenesis GTPase YlqF, with product MPMTTIQWFPGHMAKAKREVQEKLKLIDVAFELLDARVPMSSRNPMIDEILGQKPRLILLNKADMADEAVTEQWIGYFRDRGRTAIAIDAQSGTGVKQITAAAKEMVKDKFDKMRAKGIKNPRPVRALIVGIPNVGKSTLINRLAGRHIAKTGDKPGVTKAQQWIKVGKEMELLDTPGILWPKFEDEDVGYRLAVTGAIKDEILNLQDVAVYALRFLSDHYPERLMERYGLDSIPDDMVALFDAIGRRRGCLTAGGGIDYDKVADIVLYDIRTEKLGRLSFETPALWT from the coding sequence ATGCCAATGACGACGATTCAATGGTTTCCCGGCCATATGGCGAAAGCGAAGCGGGAAGTGCAAGAAAAACTAAAGCTGATCGATGTGGCGTTCGAACTGCTGGACGCCCGCGTGCCGATGTCGTCGCGCAACCCGATGATTGACGAGATTCTCGGGCAAAAGCCGCGTCTCATTCTGCTCAATAAAGCCGATATGGCCGACGAGGCGGTGACGGAGCAATGGATCGGCTATTTCCGCGACCGAGGGAGAACCGCTATAGCCATCGACGCACAAAGCGGAACAGGGGTGAAGCAAATCACCGCTGCAGCGAAAGAGATGGTGAAAGACAAGTTCGACAAAATGCGGGCGAAAGGAATTAAAAACCCGCGTCCGGTGCGGGCGCTCATCGTCGGCATTCCAAACGTCGGCAAATCGACGCTCATCAATCGGCTTGCCGGCCGCCATATCGCCAAAACCGGCGATAAGCCGGGGGTGACTAAAGCGCAGCAATGGATCAAAGTCGGCAAAGAGATGGAGCTTCTTGATACACCCGGCATTTTATGGCCGAAGTTTGAGGACGAGGATGTCGGCTACAGGCTGGCGGTCACCGGCGCGATTAAGGATGAAATTTTAAATTTGCAAGACGTTGCGGTGTATGCGCTCCGCTTTTTATCTGACCATTATCCGGAGCGGCTTATGGAGCGATATGGCCTCGACAGCATTCCCGATGACATGGTCGCCTTGTTTGACGCCATCGGCCGGCGGCGCGGCTGCCTGACGGCGGGCGGCGGCATCGATTACGATAAAGTAGCCGATATCGTTTTGTATGACATCCGCACAGAAAAGTTAGGAAGGCTCAGCTTTGAAACGCCCGCTTTATGGACGTAA
- a CDS encoding YlqD family protein: protein MKLIQTVEVRQVVTERSKQTLAAAFAARKQQLERECDQLRFEQKKMEKSGKYSPALVKQYFAKEIDDRIEKIKLLEFQLEQLHMLPLGSELKEREVEALVEVNVGDRWEEVTKARAIIVEDGVVKEIR from the coding sequence ATGAAGCTCATTCAAACGGTCGAGGTGCGGCAAGTTGTCACCGAGCGAAGCAAACAGACGCTCGCCGCTGCGTTTGCGGCGCGCAAGCAGCAGCTCGAGCGCGAGTGCGACCAGCTTCGTTTCGAACAAAAGAAAATGGAGAAAAGCGGAAAATATTCACCCGCTTTAGTGAAACAATATTTTGCAAAAGAAATTGATGACCGCATAGAGAAAATAAAGCTGCTTGAGTTTCAGCTTGAACAATTACATATGCTACCGTTAGGAAGCGAACTGAAGGAGCGGGAAGTCGAGGCGCTCGTTGAGGTGAACGTCGGCGACCGCTGGGAAGAGGTGACAAAGGCGCGCGCCATCATCGTTGAAGATGGCGTCGTCAAAGAGATTCGTTAA
- the lepB gene encoding signal peptidase I → MEQKKSEWREWLKAIVVAVLLAGGIRYFIFAPIIVDGYSMMPTLHNHERMIVNKLAYKIGMPHRFDIIVFHAEEGRDYIKRVIGLPGDRIEYKNDTLYVNGKPYEEPYLDEYKKQVADGPLTEPFTLEELTGRSTVPEGHLFVMGDNRRFSKDSRHIGFVPMEKVVGKANIVYWPLDDARIAK, encoded by the coding sequence ATGGAACAGAAGAAAAGCGAATGGCGCGAGTGGTTGAAAGCCATTGTCGTCGCGGTGTTGCTGGCCGGGGGCATCCGCTATTTTATTTTCGCCCCGATCATTGTCGACGGCTATTCGATGATGCCAACATTACATAACCACGAACGGATGATCGTCAATAAATTGGCGTATAAAATCGGCATGCCGCACCGCTTTGACATTATTGTTTTTCACGCCGAAGAAGGGAGAGACTATATTAAACGGGTCATCGGTCTGCCGGGCGACCGGATCGAATATAAAAATGACACGCTCTATGTCAACGGCAAGCCGTATGAAGAGCCGTATTTGGACGAATATAAAAAGCAGGTGGCCGACGGACCGCTGACCGAACCGTTTACGTTAGAGGAGCTGACCGGGCGGAGCACCGTGCCGGAAGGGCATTTGTTCGTCATGGGCGACAATCGCCGTTTCAGCAAAGACAGCCGCCATATCGGCTTCGTTCCGATGGAGAAAGTCGTCGGCAAGGCGAATATTGTCTACTGGCCGCTTGATGACGCTCGGATTGCGAAATAA